The genomic segment AGTTGAGAGTGCTCGAAATAATAGTCTGTGATGTCATTGGTAATACCAATTTGTGTTTTGGGATGTAATTTAGATAGGATCTAATCCTATGTTCATTCCATAAGTATATGAGTCGAGTTAGTACAGTTAAACCGCATCTAACAGTGGATGAGGTGAAAGACAAAATTGCTACGGCTCCGACTGCCCGCTGTCAGCAAAAATGGATGATTATTTATAACGCTCTGGTAGATCCTCGCCCAGCTATCGAAATAGCCACGCATACTGCTACTAGTCTTCGAACGGTCCATCAGGTGATTTCCGCTTACAATCGCCTAGGAGCAGCAGCAATTGCTCCTAGGGCTAAACGGAAGAAGAATCCCGGTGCTTATCTGAGTATTGAGGAAGAGATTGAATTTTTAGAATCGTTTATTGAACGTGCTCAACAAGGTCATTTAACAACGGTTCAAGAGATCCAAACGGCCTTTGAGACTAAAGTGGAGACGTCAGTGGCACCCAGTACTATCTATCGTTTGCTAGACCGACACGGATGGCGCAAACTCATGCCTCGTCCGTCCCATCCCAATGGAAACAAAGCGGCACGAGAGGCTTTTAAAAAACTTTCGGGGGCTGGTCCAAACCGCTGTAGCAGATCGCTCAGCCGAAGACCAACGTCCCATTGTGATCATGGCAGCAGACGAAGGGCGCTTTGGTCGTCTAGGGCAAGTAAGAAGAGCTTGGTGTGCTCCTGGAATTCGACCCGAAAGTGGGCAGCAGCTTGTCCGTGAATATCTCTATGGCTATGTTGCTGTTGCTCCTGCGTTAGGAAAGATGAGTGCTTTAGTCTTACCCTTTTCCAATACTCAGATGATGAACTTATTCCTAGCACAAGTGGCGGATGAATTTTCAGACTATTTTGTGGTGATGCAGGTCGATGGAGCGTCTTACCACACCGGAAAGAAGCTCGTCATTCCAGACAATATACGCTTGATTGTTCAGCCTCCTCGAAGTCCACAACTCAATGCTGTAGAGCATATCTGGGAGGAGGTGAAAGAAAAGCACTTCTACAATCAGGTTTTTGATTCTTTAGATGCGGTATCCGATACCTTGTGCAAGGGACTCAAAGAACTCATGGATTTACCCGATAGGCTGACTTCTATGACCAATTTTCCTCATATGAGAATTACGATTTAAAACGCAAATTGGTATAAGCATGGTCAAGTAGGTAGGATGCGAGGTGGAACTTGATAACCAAAACAGCCAATGGCAGGCTCAGTTATATTGAGCCTAATCAGAATTTGAGTTAGAAAACACAGGAGAAATACCGAAATTAGTCAAAGCACAAAATACTTGTCCTGAGTGTAATTGCTGATTTATCAACCAGTATCAATGCAATAGTCCTAACTCATACTGACTCCTCCCTCCCTCCACCCACATTCCCCACAATCCCAGTGACTCCTCGGTGGCGTGGTCTCCCTGATCGGCCTCTCGCAGTTGGGGCATCGGCCCGTGAAAACTGGATGCCAGTCCAGCAGATCCATCTTCTGTTCTGTCGTCAGATGATTTGAGGGTGAGGCGATGGGGGTGCTGTTGTAGGGAGAGTTGTTAGGCGTTAAAGATCCTGTTGTTTACGCTCAAGCTATCCTCACATTCTATTGCTAGCTTTTGGGTTAGGACTGAACGGCATATCCTGGCCCTCCTAAGATGCCCTACTTTAGGGGGGCTTATTGCTCTAAGTAATGGCAGATTTTTTCAAAAGTGTTGATCACAAAATTTGGGGAGGATGATAATCAGACAAGAACTCTGGAAGACAACTTTTGAGGGCTGACTGTGCTACTTGGGGGGATGATGCTACGCTTCATTCGCAATGTTTTTGTAAGCAATAAATTCAGGCTAGCTTTTGTCGGCCTAGCGTTCACTGCTGCGACGTTAACCATTACTATAACGAGGCAGATTGGATTGGCAGCAGAGATCCATAAAGACGCTCTTTTGGAAGCTGGTGAATTGTTCGGAATTCTGGGGCTAATAACGCTATCCAGTTGCCTTGTTGGCTTACTTCTTAGTGGGAATCTAAAGGATTAAGTTGCGATATCGAGCGAGCCAAAAATGGCGAAGGGGCATCGCTAGAAAGACTGGCAGCTCTGCGAAGATACTAGCCAGTTGATTTTTACGTGAATTCAATCACTCTATCAGCCTTTAATTTTTTCTCCTCTCCGCTTTCGTTCACCATCATGTTATTAGATGAATATTGGGCATCATGTGTTCTGGTATGTAGATTCTGGGTGGCTTGGTTGGCGCTTGCCAGGTCAAATCAAAAATAATGCTAATTAATACGCCATTAACCAGTGTGGAAAATAGCAACAGCCCCATTGTCATCTTGAATTTATACTCTGCTTGGATGCAACGATGATAAAGCTGCTCCGCCGTTTTGACCGCCTCTCTGTATAAGAGGTGCTTTTCCAGTAGTGTGCGGCTAGCTTGAGTGAGTTTTTGTTGCAGATGGGCGATGGTTGCTTGATCCTGGTCTGTCGCCTGTTTCCACTGGCTATTCCTGCTGATGCTAGAAAGATGCTCTGTCATGGGTGCGCCTTCCAAGATGTGTTTTAGCGTTTGGGATAAGATAGCACTTCAGACAATATTGTGATGTTGCCCCAAGTACTGCTCTATTCAAGCTGTTCTAGCCTTTCTCTCTAGTTTTTTCATGGCTTTGTTGATGATTTGTCGAACCCGTTCCCGGCTGACGCCAAGCTGTTGACCAATCTCATTCATTGTCTTGGGTTCGCCATCTTCTAATCCATACCGTTGGCTGACAATAAACTGCTCGCGTTCATCTAGATGCACCATTAATCGAGAGAGTTCATCATTCATCTGTAGTGACTCTATGTAGGGTGCTGGACCATTTTTTTCTTGGATTAAGTCAATGAGTGAATCTTTTTGTTGTTCCCCCACGAGCTTATCGAGAGACGCTACTTTTTGGAACAGTTGTAGCGTTTGCCTTATCACCTCTGGCTTGAGGTCCATCGTCTTTGATAATTCAGCAAGTGTAGGTTCACGTCCGAGCTGTTGGGTTAGTTTCTGGTGGTGTTTTCTAATCTTGTTGGCAACATTCCAGTGATGGTCAGGTAAGTAGATGGGGCGAGATTTAAGTTTGATCGCGCGGGTAACCCCTTGCAAAATCCACCAATAAGCATAGGTACTGAAGCGACAGCCCTGAGCCAGGTCAAATTTTTCTACTGCTCTACTCAATCCAATGCTGCCTTCCTGGATCAAGTCCATCAGGGGTAAACCTCGATTCTGATGTTTTTTGGCAATAGAGACAACTAAGCGTAGGTTGCACTCGATCATCCTTTGCTTAGCTCGGAGGCTTCCCACTTTAGCTTGTCTGGCAAGCTCAATTTCTTCTTCATGGGATAAGAGGGGATAACGGCCCATTTCCTGGAGGTATAAATGAAGACTGTCATTGTTTGTAGCCATCATTGAACCTTGCAAACATCATGGGTAGAGGAATACACCGAAATGCTGACAAGGGGGCCAGAATTTTTTATTTCTTAAGAAAATTGAAGAATGATTGACAAGTTTCTCAGAGTTCGGGAGTATTGCTGGAAATAGTTCAGTAGTCTCACTCAGGCTATTCTGCTACTCATTTCAGACTATAGAAACATCCAATAGCCCAATTCTCAATTGTTTCCTTTGATCGATGAGTTCTCCATCCCAACAACAGTTTATTCAGTACCTGCAAACTGAGCTAGAGATTTCAGAAGAAGCGATTGACTTGGCCTTGCGTCGCCAGGAGCCATCACGAGGTCCGTTGCATATACTCTTATGGCAACATGGCCTGATCGACCTTGACCAACTCGGCAAAGCTTTCGAGTGGCGAGTGAATGAATCTGTCGCGACTGCACTATAGTCCCAATAAAAAAGCTGATGGGTTCAAAAGATTACCCGCCAGCTTGGTTGATAGGATCAGAGTGATTGATTAGACATAGTTTTTAGTTTATCAGGGTTTCACTTTCTCCTTAAAAAGCTTGCCAGCACTGAAAGCAGGT from the Acaryochloris marina S15 genome contains:
- a CDS encoding transposase, translating into MVIMAADEGRFGRLGQVRRAWCAPGIRPESGQQLVREYLYGYVAVAPALGKMSALVLPFSNTQMMNLFLAQVADEFSDYFVVMQVDGASYHTGKKLVIPDNIRLIVQPPRSPQLNAVEHIWEEVKEKHFYNQVFDSLDAVSDTLCKGLKELMDLPDRLTSMTNFPHMRITI
- a CDS encoding DUF2949 domain-containing protein translates to MSSPSQQQFIQYLQTELEISEEAIDLALRRQEPSRGPLHILLWQHGLIDLDQLGKAFEWRVNESVATAL
- a CDS encoding RNA polymerase sigma factor RpoD/SigA, which gives rise to MATNNDSLHLYLQEMGRYPLLSHEEEIELARQAKVGSLRAKQRMIECNLRLVVSIAKKHQNRGLPLMDLIQEGSIGLSRAVEKFDLAQGCRFSTYAYWWILQGVTRAIKLKSRPIYLPDHHWNVANKIRKHHQKLTQQLGREPTLAELSKTMDLKPEVIRQTLQLFQKVASLDKLVGEQQKDSLIDLIQEKNGPAPYIESLQMNDELSRLMVHLDEREQFIVSQRYGLEDGEPKTMNEIGQQLGVSRERVRQIINKAMKKLERKARTA
- a CDS encoding winged helix-turn-helix domain-containing protein, translated to MSRVSTVKPHLTVDEVKDKIATAPTARCQQKWMIIYNALVDPRPAIEIATHTATSLRTVHQVISAYNRLGAAAIAPRAKRKKNPGAYLSIEEEIEFLESFIERAQQGHLTTVQEIQTAFETKVETSVAPSTIYRLLDRHGWRKLMPRPSHPNGNKAAREAFKKLSGAGPNRCSRSLSRRPTSHCDHGSRRRALWSSRASKKSLVCSWNSTRKWAAACP